The following are encoded together in the Dyella terrae genome:
- a CDS encoding organic hydroperoxide resistance protein produces the protein MNISKILYTATATVHGGREGHAKSDDGVLDLQLVVPKGLGGPGGHGSNPEQLFAAGYAACFEGAVRFVARQKGVTLKDASVTAHVGIGPREPTGFGIAVKLEVSLPGVDRAEAQELVDTAHRDICPYSHATRGNVDVDITLV, from the coding sequence ATGAACATCAGCAAGATTCTCTATACCGCCACCGCCACCGTGCACGGCGGCCGCGAAGGCCACGCCAAGAGCGACGACGGCGTCCTCGACCTGCAGTTGGTCGTGCCGAAGGGCCTGGGTGGCCCGGGCGGCCACGGCAGCAACCCGGAACAGCTGTTTGCCGCCGGTTACGCGGCCTGTTTCGAAGGCGCAGTGCGTTTCGTAGCCCGCCAGAAGGGCGTGACGTTGAAGGATGCTTCGGTCACAGCGCACGTGGGCATCGGCCCGCGCGAGCCGACCGGCTTTGGTATCGCGGTGAAGTTGGAAGTGAGCTTGCCGGGTGTTGATCGCGCTGAGGCGCAGGAGCTGGTGGATACGGCGCATCGCGACATCTGCCCGTATTCGCATGCGACGCGCGGTAATGTGGATGTGGACATCACGCTCGTCTGA
- a CDS encoding C40 family peptidase, with protein sequence MRPEFAVLTNRRLVSWRMARTTLLASAVLLLAACASNSRRPEPTYKDSRSSLANLPARAPTGAAGTANDVLFRAIALVGTPYRWGGNTPDGGFDCSGLVDYIYRNAAGLTLPHSSREMSQLTGPRVGQMTDLVSGDLVFFGGSGGISHVGVYVGKGRFVHAPNSGGTVRLDDIDGPYWKDHFAFGKRLLD encoded by the coding sequence ATGCGCCCGGAGTTTGCCGTTCTAACCAACCGCCGGTTGGTTTCCTGGCGCATGGCCCGCACCACCCTGCTCGCCTCCGCCGTGCTCCTATTGGCCGCCTGCGCCAGCAACAGTCGGCGTCCGGAACCGACCTACAAAGACTCGCGTTCTTCATTGGCCAACCTGCCGGCCCGCGCTCCCACCGGTGCGGCAGGTACCGCCAATGACGTGCTGTTTCGCGCCATTGCCCTGGTAGGCACTCCTTATCGCTGGGGCGGAAACACGCCTGACGGCGGTTTCGATTGCAGCGGCTTGGTCGACTACATCTACCGCAATGCAGCCGGGCTGACCCTGCCCCACAGCTCCCGCGAGATGTCCCAGCTGACCGGGCCGCGGGTCGGCCAGATGACCGACCTGGTCAGTGGTGACCTGGTCTTCTTCGGCGGCTCCGGCGGCATCAGCCACGTGGGCGTTTACGTCGGCAAGGGCCGTTTTGTTCACGCCCCCAACAGCGGCGGCACCGTGCGGCTGGACGATATCGACGGCCCGTATTGGAAAGACCACTTCGCCTTCGGCAAACGCCTGCTGGACTGA